The proteins below come from a single Acidobacteriota bacterium genomic window:
- a CDS encoding DUF4870 domain-containing protein produces MSYQMQPMGPMSLQTAEEKQMGMFLHLSGLAFALVFPLGIVLPIILWQTQKDKMPALDAHGKMVTNWMISATIYFFVSFILMFVLIGFLTTLAVFLLAIIFPIVGGIKANNGESWNYPLTIKFLK; encoded by the coding sequence ATGAGCTATCAAATGCAGCCAATGGGCCCGATGTCTCTGCAAACGGCCGAAGAAAAACAGATGGGGATGTTCCTGCATCTCTCGGGACTTGCTTTCGCACTGGTGTTTCCGCTCGGGATCGTTTTGCCGATCATACTTTGGCAGACCCAGAAGGATAAGATGCCGGCACTCGATGCCCACGGCAAAATGGTCACCAACTGGATGATCTCGGCAACGATCTACTTTTTCGTTAGCTTTATCCTGATGTTCGTCCTGATCGGATTTCTGACTACTCTTGCTGTCTTTCTTCTGGCGATCATCTTCCCGATCGTCGGCGGCATTAAGGCAAATAACGGCGAATCGTGGAATTACCCGCTAACCATCAAGTTTCTAAAGTAA
- a CDS encoding zf-HC2 domain-containing protein — protein sequence MTQATQHAAFECPSDEISAYIDGELDLVRELEMESHLAVCESCSIELTLQKQFLCSLNSSLMEEKEIELPADFAKHIVANAESTVSGLRRPRERYNAVFICAALALFVMFAMGAEARTLLGSLYGFFEQAAVVAGFLGHLVYSVFIGLVIVLRSFASQFRLDVIVGLAIAACFGVALMLISRKVLNIRRA from the coding sequence ATGACGCAAGCAACTCAACATGCGGCATTTGAATGCCCATCAGACGAGATCTCTGCCTATATTGATGGCGAGCTAGATCTCGTTCGCGAGTTGGAAATGGAATCTCATCTTGCGGTTTGCGAATCATGTTCGATCGAACTGACGCTGCAGAAGCAATTCCTCTGCAGCCTCAATTCGAGCTTGATGGAAGAGAAGGAGATAGAGCTGCCGGCAGACTTTGCAAAGCACATAGTTGCGAATGCAGAGAGTACGGTCAGCGGTCTTCGACGCCCGCGGGAGAGATACAACGCGGTATTTATCTGCGCCGCATTGGCTCTCTTCGTAATGTTTGCGATGGGAGCCGAAGCCCGGACACTTCTTGGCAGCCTCTACGGTTTTTTTGAGCAGGCAGCTGTCGTGGCTGGCTTTCTTGGCCATTTGGTTTATTCGGTTTTTATCGGCCTGGTGATCGTTTTGCGTTCCTTTGCCAGCCAGTTCCGCCTTGATGTGATCGTGGGGTTGGCTATCGCTGCGTGTTTTGGCGTGGCATTGATGTTGATTTCGCGAAAGGTCCTGAACATACGCAGGGCATGA